In Verrucomicrobiia bacterium, the genomic stretch TTCGCGCCTGCATGGGAGTCGCGGTTCGTCCCAAGTAGATGCTGACCACTCTTACCCCAAGATAATTGATCTCTTCGCGCAGGCTGTCCGCCAGCGCCTTCAGGCCGTGCTTGGTGGCCGCATACTGGGAAATGCAGGCCGGAGCCTGCAGTCCGGCAGTGGAGTTGATGAATACAATCTGCCCTTTGCGGGCCGACACACTGGGCAGAAAACACTGTGTCAAGGCAAAGGGCGCCCGCAGGTTGCACTGATATTGAAGATCAAAGTCCGCCAGTGAAGCCGCCGCAACGCTGGATCGCACAAACTCGCCGGCACCGTGAACCAAAACATCCACTCCGCCGAAATCGTCCATCACCTGGCTTTGCAGTCGCCGGATCTGGCAGTCATCGCGCAGCTCGACCCGGTAGGCCCGGGCCTGAACTTCGCAGCTGGCGCACTCGTGCACGACCGAGTGCAGCAAGGGCAGACGCCGGCCCACC encodes the following:
- a CDS encoding SDR family NAD(P)-dependent oxidoreductase: MKKNQTRRLANLTAVVTGATGGVGRGIALAMAEAGANLALVGRRLPLLHSVVHECASCEVQARAYRVELRDDCQIRRLQSQVMDDFGGVDVLVHGAGEFVRSSVAAASLADFDLQYQCNLRAPFALTQCFLPSVSARKGQIVFINSTAGLQAPACISQYAATKHGLKALADSLREEINYLGVRVVSIYLGRTATPMQARIHQLEGRVYHPEKLIQPAEVGNLVVDILSTGREAEIIDVRIRPLAKVA